In Cicer arietinum cultivar CDC Frontier isolate Library 1 chromosome 7, Cicar.CDCFrontier_v2.0, whole genome shotgun sequence, the genomic window atttcaaaacagaacagatcatgtggtatgagtttttgacaatttttgacaatttcaaaacataacagatcatgtgtaaaagagatttaatatatatatatatatataacaatttttagtagatttaatatatatgtaacaaaatataacagatcatgtgtgaaaaataccttagacaacgtagatggccgcacagtacgtagaggatattagggttcccaacgtatataattatttgaaagatgtagaggatatgagggtttccaacgtatataattattttaaagatgtattttacagcgcttgtgaaaaacgcgctgtaataggtagttaaattcaatgaaagcgcatgtgttttacagcgcttgtgaaaaacgcgctgtaataggtagttaaattcaatgaaagcgcatgtgttttacagcgcttgtgaaaaaagcgctgtaataggtagttaaattcaatgaaagcgtatgtgttttacagcgcttgtgaaaaaagcgctgtaataggtagttaaattcaatgaaagcgtatgtgttttacagcgcttgtgaaaaaagcgctgtaataggtagttaaattcaatgaaagcgtatgtgttttacagcgcttgtgaaaaaagcgctgtaataggtagttaaattcaatgaaagcgcatgtattttacagcgcttgtgaaaaaagcgctgtaataggtagttaaattcaatgaaagcacatgtgttttacagcgcttgtgaaaaaagcgctgtaataggtagttaaattcaatgaaagcgcatgtgctttacagcgcttgtgaaaaaagcgctgtaactgatacgcgaaagcgcttccttttacagcgcttttttgacaagcgctgtaaaagccttataacgtgatgcgcaaacgttatatgacctactacagcgcttgttttacagcgctttgaatcaaaagcgctgtaataggttccgttatttttaaaatataattacaacagcgcttgtgtttagcaagcgctgtaaaatgggcgctgttaaatgtcatttttggcgtagtgattgGGGACAGATGTAGGTACAAGATAGCGGTGCACTTGTCccttttaaaatagaaataatatctAATAAAGTATAgatataaattagaaataaatttatattaaaattaaaatataattgtgcTTGCgttttcttaaattaattttagataaaaatttaatcatttatttttttatttggttttttatttaattttattataaaaatttgaaaaatataaagaatgaaaatatgagtttatttgaagatttgagttataaacttgatgaaatttacaaGATAGATggtgattaattttatgagttttgtttgaaaattttgataaacttttgtgtaaaaatatgataacattgttaatattttaaaatataaattaaattatttacttaaaattgaataaaggaccaaatcaaaaaaagaaaaaaaaaatgattgaagtgttatctgaaattaagttaagggatcacatGAGCAATTATGTCTAAATTTagtgataaaattattaataaatttaaaaataagtatgATCATTTAATCATAAtggtaattttataatttaaataatctaaaaataaaaaaacaattgatatgaatatttaaaaatattattattattaaaaattaaaaacttgaatattaattaaaatattttaacataaaatataattttcttttgacGGTAGTTTtgccatttatatatatatttgatattatttatagcatcgacaattaataaaatacttttCTCTCCTATAAATATCATCAAAAGTCGAGCACGAAATTATATATATGGAAGATgaataattaaaagattatttagttacctattttaaaaataagaaaatcatctaatatttttaaagagaGTAGTTATGATGTATATTAGTTATATGTATGaatactttttaaaatgaaattttatgttttaaataatgaaaatttatatgtatatgagTATTGTCTGCACTATTTAAAATTTGACCTAAATATACATTTGATCTCTTTACTTTTGTTAATACAAGACTTTAGTTCTCcaatttttgaaacaaaaaatatagtcctacaatttaaaaaacattattcaCCACtaaatttaagatttattttcaTTGACATGTCaagttgaataataaattagaagaaGATTGTGACATTGCatatgtaaattaaaatttattattttattttttagattatcAAAgtattaaatcattttttagtttttaaattttttttatatcatattttaataaataaaaaagttatatacatttttaatattgtagGTTTCATGGTAGTAAATGTTAAGAAAACCATGCGTATTCTCAAAATATTTCTCTAAATAATTGTTAGATGAACATTAATCATATAATCTTGGAACTGTAGCTGATATTAATCATGCTTTAGAATGTGAAGACAAAACAGCAACAAAGTTTTGTTTTCTCTATTTGGAAGGAAAAGAGTGTGGTTATAAAAATGATGCAAGGAAACATGTATTAATACAATAAGGGCAATttaaacacacaaaaaaaggTTACAACTAACCCAATACTATTGTCCATTGCTTTTATTCAGCCAATATTCATCTTCCCAAATTTCAACTTGTCTTGttgaattttcttttctttctaaaaattCTTGTAAAGTTAAAGGATCATATGGAGGAGGAATAGTGCATGGATTTGAATCACTAGGAAATTTCACCATTGACTCTTCCATGAACTTCCTTTGTGTACCATTTACACCACATGCCATTGTTTCAGAACAAAATTCTATTGCTCCTTGAGGTATAGTTGGTTTGAATTTTAATAGCTTTGCATATTCATTAAGGAGATGAAACATGTAACTGTATACATTGTTCATGTCTAAGTCCTCTTGTATGAATTTGCTAGCAGCCTCTCCTATTGATTGTGCCTGGTAGATATGATACCAGATATGATTTTAGGACATGTAAGTAAGACAATGTAACACAAATTTCTTAGGGTACTTATATTTTGTCATCTTATCGTACTTATTTATGGATTTGaattatttctttttccttttttcctttTCCCTCTCGTGTTAGGAGAGAGATAGACACACAAacaattttgatgaatttatacacaaacaaaaataagtaaataattatttgtgtcTTTATTTCTCTCTTGACACGAGGAAGTATCTATTTTCTTACATGTGggagaaaagaaagaaggaaaaagagaGGATTCAAATCCTTTATTTATTATCACATCTAAAAAttctacaataaaataaatcattagTATGTCAATCTAATTTGAATGTAGTGAAAGAGAAGACATATTTTCTTCAAACGGTTTTACTGTGTAGCCAACCGTAGATGATCCAATTTGAgtgaaagaaataattaaatagttgGGAACCgtttatttaatgaaaatattttgtatttttaatttctaaaatgtGTGTTAGTGTTGCTTTACGTGAGATTTTTAAGTGAATTATTGTTatagaaaaaagataaaatgttaGTGAATAAAGATACATCttcgaaaataataataaaaaattaacatttttattattttaaaaaatatgggcaattatttacttcaaaaatattttatctctttattaataaataaaattaatacaaaaattaaaaaaacaaaacaaaaaatatttttccaaaGTTGATGAACAACAAGTATTAATAGAGAGAGATTGACCTTATCAACATGGTTGTTGCCCCATTCAACAGCAAACTTAAGAGAAGTGCATTTACTATCGTCTCTAATAGGCCAATAGTGTTGTAATGGCTCCATGCCTCTAATGAAAAAATCATGATATTTGGGCCTAACATATAATGTCATGGAATCACATGCCAAAATGTATTTTTCACTAACCGACCAAGCCCATCCTTCTATGTATATCTTGTACCTGAGCATAGTCCAAAATCCATGTGAACATTTGTGTGTGTTAGAAGAGTCAAATGAGAGAGCTATTTTTACTAGAGTAACAAGTGTGAATCTTGACCATcacaagaaaaacaaaaattacctatGGGTACATTGGTTCCCTAAGCTGGATTTTTTGTAACCTTGATTGGATTCTTTATCCCAATCCTGtgacacaaacatatatacaatGAATTAATCTTCCTTTGATGTGAATTGCAAAGCAAACATAATAAGCATTGATGAAAAAAATTACTTGTACGTATAGGCGAGTATTCCAATCATTTTTTGATGTAACATTGCATTTCATAAGATTTTTCCTAGTTGCAGCAACCTTAGGGTTCCCCTTCCAATAAGCATAGGGTACTCTATCCTTCCACTTGGTCCTTTTGTTCCcttcttttatatcttttagGACTTCTTTCCATGGCTTTATATTTGTCTCTGCCCtgtttgaaattaataatagaaGTGTTGATTAGCTAGATGTAAAAAATATGGTGTAGTTTTTTACTTTTATGCACAATTTAAACCATTTATACACAAAAACTACGTAGCATGAAAATAGTTTTGTTTGCCAAAATTAAATGGAAGAAATGTGTAAATATAAATGCTTTCAGACACCACTCTAATTTAAACTATTAAAGAAATTTGCAACAAAGATACTTAAGACTTAACCTAAATTGTCTACAATTAGTTGAtcgtaaataatttaattaatagaaatttttttttatctcttaattAATGTAACGATCTACAGTCATCTGCATCATTAAACTAGTCGTAGATGATTTCTTTTGAGAGTTAAGATGATTTAACCTAAAAATATACTCAATATAGTTTTGTTTACTTAAGAGTTAACTTGAATCCTCTATAGTCAATTTTACGATACAACCAACTATAAACTGTTAATTAAAAGTAACAGTTTACCGTCGGCTGCACCATAAAACTATTCATTTTTCCTGTTTTAGAAGAGACGAACTGCAAGGTGCACTTGTAAATTGAACCAAGACTTATGTTCGTAAAATTATCCATTCTAAAAGTTAAAGAATATAGTGAAACTTAGATTTATCCTcaatataaatttgttaaaataccaccattactttataaataaataataaaggaGGAATGAAGTGAAGTTAATTTAAGCATTTACCATCCCCAAAAGGACCAATCAGGAAACACAATATCCAAACTCCATTGATCAGAACAATATCTAAACAAAGGTGGTGGTGAAGCATTTGGGCCTTGAAACTTATCCAAATGAATGACAGGCCTATCTTCACAATCAAACATAAGTTCCAAATCAGGCAACTTTCCAGGGTACAACCTTAATAGTTGCAAAATACCCCACAAAGTGAACACATCTCTTGTCTGAATTGACTTCTTATACTTCTCTAAATACAACCTCCCTTCCACTATTACAACCTTAAAGTTTGCTGTCCTTCTTGCTCCTTCCAACATCTCCCTTGTGATCCCTTTTTCTCTCCATGCTTTTAGATCTTCATGGATCCATTTAAAGTATGAGGGACAAATGTGGTTGTTATGATTAGTTGGGTTATGTTTTGTAGGGTAGTTTCTTGGACATGTTTGTGTCCCTTTGGTGCATTCAAGTGGAAATTCTTGTTCTTGGTGTTTGTCTATTGATATGGATGAAAGATTCTGATTTTCAATTGAAACACCTGCAATTATATACTttgaaataaacaattttaatattagtctCTTGTTAAATTAACTTAGGTGCTAATTCAATTATATGAATATGACACAACAACTATGCTAGGAATGGTAATAGTTCTAATTTGGTGTCAAgaattttgacatgatcaagGGGAATTCATGTGATTCTAATTCTAAATCaacaattaatgaaaaaatatcttaataaaaatatctttggTAAAGTTTGTTTAATTATTACAATATGATGTTGTGAAtatacacattaaaaataatgcaACAAGAATGAGTAATGTAAGTTATTTTCAATAGTATAAGGAAATGTATGATTATGCATAACTCACAGTATTCAAAGCTGCAAAATCACAAAAAGTGGCTACTAAGCAAAACAGGACAATCACAGCTGTGGTAACTGTTGTAACTTTAGCATTTTTGGATAACAAACACCTCTTATGATGATTAGAACCACCCCAAAAGAGTTTTAGATATGTTTCATTGTCTTTGTTCATGTTTGAGTTGAATCAAGCTTCTCCAACTCTTTGTGTCTTTTGGTATTTAGTTTTTGATAACAAAATGttagttttattatgttatataaaCTCCTTTGAACATTCCACGTTTTTATCCGTCATTTACTCCCcaatttaataaattcatatattaaaaattaatgtgCTTGCTTCTTTTTTAGCCTTGCatgataaacatttaagtcaaatatataattacaagcccaaagaaaactaaaataaagaCTTGGATTGATTTCTGGTTGATGCTACTCTAAGAAATCTTTTGGATTAGTTGTATTTTTAATCCCTTTATTTATACTAATTCACAAAATTTATCGTcgtattttaaaagtcgatagttTTGTTTTATCTCtgtgatttttttaagtaaaaagtGATGACATGAGACGTGACATATGATTTGATGATTTAGAGTGATTAATAttcatgaaattgaaataaaacgtcgtgaaaatttaaatttcaacttctgaattttttttatatttttaatttaattaatgacatatgaataattaatgcatttatatcatagaattgtatgtcacatcatttaaaacatattaaatcgttattttttagttcaaaaatatgaaagagggaccaaaactatcgacttttaaaataaggagaccCATTCCATAAATCAGTCTAAATATacggaccaaaactgcaattaagctaaATGTTTTTCTTAATCCTCCAacttaataaaaatgattttgttacaATTGAAATTGAGgtgaaatttttatatttgaaagtTTCTATTTTAACAAGTAAAAGAATAAAGTTTGGTGTAAAAGTTAGAGCaaatttttaaatctatttactaaagaatatatataatttctattgttttattgaaaaaatttaaaattcggGTGGTTTTGAGAACTCAATAGGGTTAGAAAAAATCTTACGACTCGAAGTGAGTTACAGAAGTACTTAAATATTGTCCACCAATGAAATTTTTCCATTGATAGCAATATTTAAAGTCAGactcttataaaatttaaactaaattattattattttttatggaaaaactaaatttttaaaattgccAATATTTAACTTCTACTAAAATCATATttgaacataaaataaattttgtttaaccGATACTACAGACCTATACTTTTATTGAAATCACATTTGACATACACAAAATCAATTCATATATTCCCTTTCATTAAATCAACCAAACATAATAGTGGCATTTGATTGTAGCTTTTTAATAAAGAAGTTTGTTCCTGAAATAACaccaaataaaatgaaaaattatagttttttccTTGTGATTGAA contains:
- the LOC101488577 gene encoding uncharacterized protein; translation: MNKDNETYLKLFWGGSNHHKRCLLSKNAKVTTVTTAVIVLFCLVATFCDFAALNTYIIAGVSIENQNLSSISIDKHQEQEFPLECTKGTQTCPRNYPTKHNPTNHNNHICPSYFKWIHEDLKAWREKGITREMLEGARRTANFKVVIVEGRLYLEKYKKSIQTRDVFTLWGILQLLRLYPGKLPDLELMFDCEDRPVIHLDKFQGPNASPPPLFRYCSDQWSLDIVFPDWSFWGWAETNIKPWKEVLKDIKEGNKRTKWKDRVPYAYWKGNPKVAATRKNLMKCNVTSKNDWNTRLYVQDWDKESNQGYKKSSLGNQCTHRYKIYIEGWAWSVSEKYILACDSMTLYVRPKYHDFFIRGMEPLQHYWPIRDDSKCTSLKFAVEWGNNHVDKAQSIGEAASKFIQEDLDMNNVYSYMFHLLNEYAKLLKFKPTIPQGAIEFCSETMACGVNGTQRKFMEESMVKFPSDSNPCTIPPPYDPLTLQEFLERKENSTRQVEIWEDEYWLNKSNGQ